A stretch of Aphanothece sacrum FPU1 DNA encodes these proteins:
- a CDS encoding DUF1517 domain-containing protein: protein MSSWRDRINKFTGKTRFVVCRIFLHLMGDEIAPILGVLNRAGREAIDSQGDLNVLGEGLVDICQKILEMSMYWQSAANEGDVFWNEGEAGDYVTELFTDSAQRYLSEPEIESATSRENTPLSFPITRNVVVMITVALTGEAPELETYLADREALENGLQALINFHYQGRLQAIQVHFSPAQFGDELTDEQLLLNFSELVPL, encoded by the coding sequence ATGAGTTCTTGGCGCGATCGCATTAACAAATTTACGGGAAAAACTCGCTTCGTGGTCTGTCGGATTTTTCTTCATCTGATGGGGGATGAAATCGCCCCCATTTTAGGGGTTCTTAACCGGGCCGGTAGAGAAGCGATAGACTCTCAAGGAGATTTAAACGTTTTAGGAGAAGGATTGGTAGATATTTGCCAAAAAATCCTGGAAATGAGTATGTATTGGCAATCAGCCGCTAATGAAGGGGATGTCTTTTGGAATGAAGGGGAAGCGGGAGATTATGTGACAGAATTATTTACCGATTCGGCCCAACGTTACCTAAGTGAACCAGAAATAGAGTCTGCAACAAGTAGGGAAAACACACCTTTATCTTTCCCCATCACTCGTAATGTGGTTGTTATGATCACAGTAGCTTTAACTGGGGAAGCCCCTGAATTAGAAACCTATCTCGCTGATAGAGAAGCTTTAGAAAATGGCCTCCAAGCTTTGATTAATTTCCATTATCAAGGCCGTTTACAAGCCATTCAAGTTCACTTCTCTCCAGCACAGTTTGGGGATGAACTCACTGATGAACAACTGTTACTCAATTTTTCGGAACTTGTCCCCTTATAA
- a CDS encoding RRXRR domain-containing protein: protein MQRVPVISKEGKPLMPTKPSRARRWLNEGKAVGKFNDLNIFYVQLTTEPSNNKTQPIAIGIDPGKLFSGIGVQSSRFTLWKAHLELPFKRVRERVDNRRLMRRGRRGRRINRKLSFDLRAHRQKRFSNRRQGKLAPSIRANRQLELRVISELTRIYPICDIYFEYIKADVDLTSGRKGAKSGKGFSAVMVGQKWAIEQLSKLATVHTRLGWQTSNLRKHLGLEKSKNKAEQSPSSHANDGITLACFQFLDYLLFHTSNGHGHDWKGSVEVTDSPFAIVKRPPISRRQLHLMVPSKGGKRRKYGGSTTRHGFGKGDLVSSPKGVGYVSGDTEKQLSISDTNWKRLGQIAVSKIQLIRRSNGLIVSH, encoded by the coding sequence ATGCAAAGAGTTCCTGTTATTTCAAAAGAAGGAAAGCCGTTGATGCCGACTAAACCCAGTCGGGCTAGACGGTGGCTCAACGAAGGAAAAGCCGTTGGTAAATTTAACGACCTAAATATTTTCTATGTTCAATTAACCACCGAACCTTCCAACAATAAAACTCAACCGATTGCCATTGGCATTGACCCAGGTAAGTTATTTTCTGGAATCGGTGTTCAATCGTCTCGCTTTACCCTTTGGAAAGCTCACCTAGAACTTCCCTTTAAACGGGTAAGAGAGCGCGTGGACAATCGGCGATTAATGCGACGGGGAAGAAGGGGGCGACGAATTAACCGTAAACTCTCCTTTGACCTACGAGCGCATCGCCAGAAACGATTCTCTAACAGAAGACAAGGTAAGTTGGCTCCTTCTATCAGGGCCAACCGCCAACTCGAACTCCGAGTCATTTCTGAATTAACCCGAATCTATCCCATCTGCGACATTTACTTCGAGTACATCAAAGCCGATGTTGATCTAACTTCGGGAAGAAAAGGAGCCAAGTCGGGAAAAGGATTCTCGGCTGTTATGGTTGGGCAGAAATGGGCTATCGAACAGCTTTCTAAGTTGGCAACAGTCCATACCCGCCTTGGTTGGCAGACTTCTAATCTCAGAAAACATCTGGGACTAGAAAAGTCTAAAAACAAAGCAGAGCAGTCCCCTAGTAGTCATGCTAACGATGGGATCACTCTGGCCTGTTTTCAATTCTTAGATTATTTGCTATTCCACACTTCTAATGGGCATGGCCACGACTGGAAGGGATCTGTTGAAGTAACAGATTCACCTTTCGCTATCGTCAAGCGTCCTCCCATTAGTCGCCGTCAACTTCACCTTATGGTTCCTTCCAAGGGGGGTAAACGACGTAAATATGGTGGCTCCACTACAAGACATGGATTCGGCAAAGGAGACTTAGTTTCTTCTCCCAAAGGAGTTGGCTATGTCAGTGGAGACACCGAAAAACAGCTATCTATTAGCGATACCAATTGGAAACGATTGGGGCAGATAGCTGTCAGTAAGATTCAATTAATTCGTCGTTCTAACGGCTTAATTGTTTCTCACTAA